A single region of the Dietzia lutea genome encodes:
- a CDS encoding PDR/VanB family oxidoreductase: protein MIRTHDEVEFEAVVRSKEMLSEGVISVEFTRRDGGSMPPWTPGSHIDIELPEGLVRQYSLCGDPNDLTSWQIAVLLEAESRGGSRFLHDKLNAGDPVRLKGPRNHFVLETSCDRILFIAGGIGITPILTMVEEASRFGLDWELVYGGRTRASMAFVDDLVERYGDRVRVLPEDETGLLPLAELLSEVVPGRLIYCCGPEALISAVEDGARSWPTGTLRMERFSPRVEEVDKPTSFEVEIGSTGQIIAVGEETSALDALTNAGFQIEASCTEGVCGTCETGVLSGTPLHLDSVLTDDERESNETMFPCVSRAKSPRITLDL from the coding sequence ATGATCCGTACCCATGACGAGGTGGAGTTTGAGGCGGTCGTGCGCTCTAAAGAGATGCTCTCAGAAGGAGTTATCTCCGTTGAGTTCACGCGCCGTGATGGAGGGAGCATGCCTCCCTGGACACCGGGGTCGCACATTGATATCGAGCTACCGGAAGGGCTCGTTCGGCAATACTCCCTCTGCGGTGATCCCAACGATTTAACCAGTTGGCAGATCGCCGTCCTGCTCGAGGCTGAGTCTCGTGGCGGATCCCGATTTCTCCACGATAAGCTCAACGCTGGCGACCCAGTGCGTCTAAAGGGACCACGGAACCATTTCGTGCTTGAGACTTCCTGCGACAGGATCTTGTTTATCGCCGGAGGGATCGGTATCACGCCCATCCTCACCATGGTCGAAGAGGCCTCTCGGTTCGGACTTGACTGGGAGCTCGTCTACGGCGGTCGGACGCGAGCCTCAATGGCCTTCGTCGACGATCTCGTCGAACGTTATGGTGATCGCGTGAGGGTACTCCCTGAGGACGAGACTGGGTTGCTTCCACTGGCAGAACTACTCAGTGAAGTGGTACCTGGTCGGCTGATCTATTGCTGCGGACCCGAGGCGCTCATCTCGGCGGTAGAAGACGGAGCTCGCAGTTGGCCCACCGGCACGTTGCGAATGGAGCGTTTCAGCCCACGTGTTGAGGAAGTCGATAAGCCGACATCGTTCGAGGTCGAGATTGGCTCGACTGGCCAAATCATCGCAGTCGGCGAAGAAACGTCAGCCCTAGACGCGCTCACAAATGCCGGCTTCCAAATCGAAGCCTCCTGCACCGAAGGTGTCTGCGGAACGTGCGAAACAGGCGTCCTCAGCGGCACTCCCCTCCACCTAGACTCGGTGCTCACCGACGACGAGCGGGAATCCAACGAGACCATGTTCCCCTGCGTCTCACGCGCGAAGAGTCCGCGGATAACTCTCGACCTTTAA
- a CDS encoding 4-hydroxyphenylacetate 3-hydroxylase N-terminal domain-containing protein: MSETQVATSGSSTLLTGEGYRESLRDGRTVFYKGKRIEDVTTHPLTRQGIDFTSRLYDLQFEDETRDILTYEDANGDRWMTAWMLPQSQEDLDRKRRDGEFRAWESFGSLNARNPDFIPWTAMNYLAFHNRHKEWSPEYADNMLAGVEDFRKRSVHLASASTQLQGTRSRSGKAAGDGKAAGERTGVMRVVSEDSGGVYVSGARTVGTVAAQANEMLLFALTTPETLREEEGIVFTVPVATKGLSLVCREAVVAAAADDPTRPMARVGEEVDTVVMLDEVYIPNERIWSRSRNSCDGALYSVGSGGEAWALLMRMAVRADFFMALGQLLVDTLGTSKNVIVRDTVGQLIEYGRIIRGGVEAAQAAARRTESDLLLMPDALTCHAFRTYALERYPYISQKLQELAGQGMVIRFSEEDFDSPEYGAKLEEYLAYDHVSARDKNLLMNVLWDQTASAVAGRVSAFENLNGLPAFAHRATLYNNFDRSEQIARVRSLIGFGT, encoded by the coding sequence ATGAGCGAAACTCAAGTCGCCACTAGCGGATCATCGACTCTACTGACCGGGGAGGGATACCGGGAATCGCTGCGCGACGGCCGGACCGTTTTCTATAAGGGTAAGCGGATCGAGGATGTGACGACTCATCCGCTCACTCGGCAGGGCATCGATTTCACCAGTCGGCTCTATGACCTCCAGTTCGAGGATGAGACGAGGGATATCCTCACATACGAGGACGCTAATGGGGATCGGTGGATGACGGCATGGATGCTTCCGCAATCGCAAGAAGACCTCGATAGAAAGCGACGGGATGGCGAGTTCCGAGCGTGGGAGTCTTTCGGGTCGTTAAATGCACGCAATCCTGACTTCATTCCATGGACGGCCATGAACTACCTGGCCTTCCACAACCGTCACAAAGAGTGGAGTCCGGAATACGCCGACAACATGCTCGCCGGGGTCGAGGACTTCCGTAAGCGAAGCGTGCATCTTGCTTCCGCGAGCACGCAACTTCAGGGCACTCGCTCTCGCAGCGGAAAGGCCGCCGGGGACGGAAAGGCCGCCGGGGAGCGTACTGGAGTCATGCGAGTCGTCTCCGAGGATTCAGGTGGCGTTTACGTCTCCGGGGCGAGGACCGTCGGGACGGTCGCGGCCCAGGCCAACGAGATGCTGCTTTTCGCGCTGACAACGCCAGAGACGCTGCGAGAAGAAGAGGGGATCGTCTTCACTGTGCCGGTGGCGACCAAGGGTTTGAGCTTGGTCTGCCGTGAGGCGGTGGTGGCCGCCGCCGCTGACGACCCCACCCGCCCGATGGCGCGCGTGGGTGAGGAGGTCGACACAGTAGTCATGCTCGACGAGGTCTATATTCCGAACGAGCGTATTTGGTCTCGGTCTAGGAACTCTTGCGATGGGGCGCTTTACTCCGTTGGGAGTGGAGGCGAGGCCTGGGCGCTGCTGATGAGGATGGCCGTCCGCGCGGACTTCTTCATGGCGCTCGGACAACTGCTAGTCGACACGCTTGGAACTTCGAAAAACGTGATCGTCCGCGACACTGTTGGACAGCTAATTGAGTACGGACGAATCATTCGAGGTGGGGTCGAGGCCGCGCAGGCAGCAGCACGTCGCACCGAAAGCGACTTGCTTCTGATGCCCGACGCTTTAACCTGCCACGCATTCCGCACCTACGCGCTTGAGCGCTACCCGTATATTTCACAGAAACTCCAGGAACTCGCCGGCCAGGGCATGGTTATCCGATTCTCCGAAGAGGATTTTGATTCACCCGAGTATGGCGCGAAGCTCGAGGAGTATCTCGCCTATGATCACGTCTCGGCTCGCGACAAGAATCTGCTGATGAACGTGCTTTGGGATCAGACGGCAAGCGCCGTGGCGGGCAGAGTCAGTGCTTTCGAGAACCTCAACGGCCTTCCAGCCTTCGCGCACAGGGCTACGCTCTATAACAACTTCGATCGTAGCGAGCAGATCGCGAGAGTTCGGTCGTTGATCGGATTCGGGACGTAA
- a CDS encoding LLM class flavin-dependent oxidoreductase, with the protein MKFGVFVVPYRLEHHSVNENFEWSLDVIRSADSYGFGEAWIGEHFTLPMEPCPAPDLLIASALRETEKIKLAPGAHILPYHHPVDLAHRIAYLDHMANGRYMLGIGAGAFPTDATLFDTNGQNTEMMVEALDLITRIWTSTESFEFRGDFWNCNFNLPDESGRGSWLRPLQQPHPPIGVAGTAPNSISLGVAGQKGWMPMSLNYGGTSLDSHWTVYGEGAAATGRTASREDWRVVQVIYVAETDEEARREFLGSSATTIFDDYTIPGLRRAGRLSLLTGFEPESPDEVTAEYLCDRVWAVGSPDTVYERIAESHQACGGWGTTIMFSFDDQDRPEPWRQSMEMFMAEVAPRLAKLPLTAQAAHTGRKS; encoded by the coding sequence ATGAAATTTGGCGTCTTCGTTGTTCCGTACCGACTGGAACACCACTCCGTCAACGAAAACTTCGAGTGGTCGTTGGATGTGATCCGATCGGCCGATAGCTACGGTTTCGGCGAGGCATGGATCGGCGAGCATTTTACGCTGCCGATGGAACCATGCCCTGCCCCCGACCTGCTTATCGCCTCCGCGCTGCGTGAGACGGAAAAGATCAAGCTGGCCCCGGGCGCGCACATCCTCCCGTATCACCACCCGGTCGATCTGGCGCACCGCATCGCATACCTTGACCACATGGCCAATGGCCGCTACATGTTGGGGATCGGCGCAGGGGCGTTTCCGACGGACGCCACCCTCTTCGACACCAACGGCCAGAACACCGAAATGATGGTGGAGGCCCTTGACCTCATCACCCGGATTTGGACGTCTACCGAGTCGTTCGAGTTTAGGGGCGACTTCTGGAATTGCAACTTCAACCTTCCCGACGAGTCCGGCCGGGGCTCCTGGCTTCGACCCCTCCAGCAGCCTCATCCTCCGATCGGTGTTGCCGGCACGGCGCCAAACTCCATCTCGTTGGGTGTTGCCGGGCAGAAGGGATGGATGCCGATGAGCCTCAACTACGGCGGCACGTCCTTGGATTCTCATTGGACCGTCTACGGAGAAGGCGCAGCGGCCACTGGCCGCACGGCATCCAGAGAAGATTGGCGGGTCGTTCAGGTCATTTATGTCGCCGAAACTGACGAGGAGGCTCGACGAGAGTTCCTTGGCAGCAGCGCGACAACAATCTTTGATGATTACACGATTCCTGGATTACGACGGGCTGGACGACTCAGTCTCTTAACGGGTTTCGAGCCGGAATCGCCGGACGAAGTGACGGCGGAGTACCTCTGCGACCGCGTCTGGGCGGTTGGCTCACCTGACACTGTCTACGAACGTATCGCCGAATCTCACCAAGCTTGCGGGGGCTGGGGAACCACAATCATGTTTAGCTTTGACGACCAAGACAGGCCGGAACCATGGCGTCAGTCGATGGAGATGTTTATGGCGGAGGTCGCCCCACGGCTCGCCAAGTTGCCCCTCACAGCACAGGCCGCCCACACCGGAAGGAAGTCATGA